In Methylovirgula sp., a single genomic region encodes these proteins:
- a CDS encoding amidohydrolase family protein has product MAESKKFDLLVHGGTLVVPGVGTFPADVGISKGQIVAVGDDLGPAEDILDARGKLVLPGIFDPHTHIGNERSFEEEAETETRAAILGGVTTIGIFLRSLKDSYFDHLPAFRAAMDTRSYVDSVFHPQIFTPEQIKEIPGYSEEFGIRSFKFYMSGMPGIVNSITDDLLLEGFRTVAGLGPDAIACVHCETGALVDQARNSLKERKPEGTLADWAEAHPPEAEALAIQTALYLAKIANAHLYVVHVSSRDGLNMVRRARREGVRITAETMTPYLSLDSSDENGFLVKMVPPIRAKEHGDALWAGLAEGTINTLGTDNTSRTRGTKQPGAGLHGARPGYPVLGTHLPSMLHFGRLRGVPLEMMIDAATRAPAKVYGIYPQKGTISIGSDADLVVVDPDLERVVRAEDLNGMSDFSPFEGKTLRGWPIATIKAGEIIARDGRIIAPANGRYLPRKPTGHAPILPWLSGAQYAS; this is encoded by the coding sequence GTGGCCGAGAGTAAAAAGTTCGATTTGCTTGTCCATGGCGGCACACTGGTCGTGCCGGGCGTTGGGACATTCCCTGCCGATGTCGGCATATCCAAAGGTCAGATTGTCGCCGTTGGCGACGATCTCGGACCCGCGGAAGACATTCTCGATGCCCGCGGCAAGCTTGTTCTGCCCGGCATCTTCGATCCGCACACACATATCGGCAACGAGCGTTCCTTCGAAGAAGAGGCGGAGACCGAAACGCGCGCCGCAATTCTCGGCGGCGTTACGACCATCGGCATTTTCCTGCGCAGTCTGAAAGATTCCTATTTCGATCATCTGCCAGCCTTCAGAGCGGCGATGGATACGCGCAGCTATGTCGATTCTGTCTTCCATCCGCAGATATTCACGCCCGAGCAGATCAAGGAGATTCCGGGCTACTCCGAAGAATTCGGCATTCGCTCCTTCAAGTTTTATATGTCCGGTATGCCGGGCATCGTGAATTCGATCACCGACGATCTGCTTCTCGAAGGCTTCCGCACGGTTGCAGGACTTGGGCCGGACGCGATCGCTTGTGTTCATTGCGAGACTGGTGCGCTCGTCGATCAGGCGCGTAATTCCCTCAAAGAACGCAAGCCGGAAGGGACACTGGCGGATTGGGCCGAGGCGCATCCGCCCGAGGCCGAAGCTTTGGCGATCCAGACCGCGCTTTACCTCGCCAAGATCGCGAATGCGCATCTCTACGTGGTTCATGTTTCGAGCCGGGATGGACTCAATATGGTGCGACGGGCGCGGCGCGAAGGGGTACGCATCACCGCCGAGACGATGACACCCTATCTCAGCCTCGACAGCAGCGATGAGAACGGTTTCCTCGTCAAAATGGTCCCGCCCATCCGTGCGAAGGAACATGGCGACGCGCTCTGGGCCGGGCTTGCCGAAGGCACGATCAATACGCTCGGCACCGACAATACATCGCGCACACGCGGCACGAAGCAGCCGGGCGCCGGATTGCATGGCGCACGGCCGGGCTACCCTGTTCTTGGTACGCATCTGCCGTCGATGCTGCACTTTGGCCGGTTGCGCGGCGTCCCGCTTGAAATGATGATCGACGCCGCAACGCGTGCGCCCGCCAAGGTCTACGGCATCTATCCGCAAAAGGGCACGATCTCGATCGGCTCCGACGCTGATCTTGTCGTCGTCGATCCGGACCTCGAACGCGTGGTGCGTGCCGAAGACCTGAACGGCATGTCCGACTTCTCGCCGTTCGAAGGCAAGACATTACGCGGTTGGCCGATTGCCACAATCAAGGCCGGCGAAATCATCGCCCGCGACGGGCGCATCATCGCGCCGGCCAACGGCCGTTACCTTCCGCGCAAACCCACAGGCCATGCGCCCATCCTCCCCTGGCTTAGCGGCGCTCAATACGCATCATGA
- a CDS encoding MBL fold metallo-hydrolase — protein MNNIPSKAQTGPSLVPVAENVYAWIGVNGDSNAGVVTTPQGLIVIDAQQTEAQGRTFRQTIEETFGKPVIRLVNSHFHLDHIAGNIAFDDVPILAHERTGRILREMLGEEPAGGWQISDAVTKLKLFFGSNIEELLASDGAGVEWFMRRVSGPGYDTMTVRAPTESFADKFVFDISDDELRCEYWGPAHCDGDLIIHLPNSGVVFLGDLLFVGRFPWFGDCDLGGWVKRLDQVLQMDVKTVIPGHGQPSTLQEVAAFRALLAATYDAVRETVEAGLSEDAAVAKVFLPQYASMPRYDAWMPFNVRATYRALRGDG, from the coding sequence ATGAATAACATTCCTTCCAAGGCGCAAACCGGCCCGTCTCTCGTGCCGGTCGCAGAGAACGTTTACGCCTGGATTGGCGTGAATGGCGATTCCAATGCAGGCGTCGTGACGACTCCGCAGGGTCTGATCGTCATCGACGCGCAGCAAACCGAGGCGCAGGGACGCACTTTCCGCCAGACCATCGAAGAGACATTCGGCAAGCCGGTCATCCGGCTGGTCAATTCGCATTTTCATCTGGATCACATCGCCGGCAACATCGCTTTCGATGATGTGCCGATCCTGGCGCACGAGCGCACGGGCAGGATCCTCCGCGAGATGCTCGGCGAGGAACCGGCAGGCGGCTGGCAGATCAGCGACGCCGTCACCAAGCTCAAATTATTCTTCGGTTCCAATATCGAAGAATTGCTCGCCTCAGATGGCGCAGGAGTCGAATGGTTCATGCGCCGTGTCAGCGGCCCTGGCTATGACACGATGACAGTCCGCGCGCCGACCGAAAGCTTCGCCGACAAATTCGTGTTCGACATTTCGGACGATGAATTGCGTTGCGAATATTGGGGGCCGGCGCATTGCGACGGCGACCTCATCATCCATTTGCCCAACTCCGGCGTTGTCTTTCTCGGCGATCTCCTATTCGTCGGCCGGTTTCCTTGGTTCGGCGATTGCGACCTCGGCGGCTGGGTGAAGCGACTGGATCAGGTTCTGCAAATGGATGTGAAGACCGTGATTCCGGGTCACGGTCAGCCTTCGACATTGCAGGAGGTCGCCGCGTTTCGTGCGCTCCTAGCCGCGACATACGATGCCGTCCGCGAGACGGTCGAGGCCGGCCTTTCGGAAGACGCCGCAGTGGCGAAAGTCTTTCTGCCGCAATATGCATCCATGCCCCGCTATGACGCGTGGATGCCGTTCAACGTGCGTGCGACCTACCGCGCTCTGCGTGGCGACGGCTGA
- a CDS encoding ABC transporter substrate-binding protein: MTHEKNFSATPLSRRGLLQTALGAGAALAAGASPLRAAPLKKITFQLDWIAYGRHVPYYVALEKGYFSQAGLDVNIEQGTGAMPGFRYLAADRAQFVFQDIGSMIAARVRANLKMKAVSCVYQKAPHTAFFIKGKGIAAPKDLEGKKLGFSAGNSPKIMFPAFAEANHIDQSKLNWLAADPNSLNSLLLNHQADVILTYLFTLPVLQKSAQNGEQIGTFVYSDFGANFYANGIVAMEDYIAANPDVVRGFVKAVKQGFEYTAAHPQDAVTLMKKHQPQLNADTALKELPILARLSTSEDTKKHGFGVMTESKMQETANLIAKYMDLKSEVPIHDLYTNDFLS; the protein is encoded by the coding sequence GTGACCCACGAAAAGAATTTCTCGGCAACGCCGCTCTCCCGACGTGGCCTTTTGCAGACGGCGCTGGGCGCCGGAGCGGCGCTCGCAGCCGGCGCAAGCCCGCTCCGCGCGGCGCCGTTGAAGAAAATTACCTTCCAACTCGACTGGATCGCCTACGGACGTCACGTTCCGTATTATGTCGCGCTCGAAAAGGGCTACTTCTCCCAAGCCGGCCTCGACGTGAATATCGAGCAAGGCACCGGCGCCATGCCGGGCTTTCGCTATCTCGCCGCCGACCGCGCGCAATTCGTCTTTCAAGACATCGGTTCGATGATCGCAGCCCGCGTTCGTGCAAACCTGAAAATGAAGGCTGTCTCTTGCGTCTATCAGAAGGCACCCCACACGGCTTTCTTCATCAAGGGAAAAGGCATCGCGGCCCCGAAAGACCTTGAAGGCAAGAAGCTCGGCTTTTCGGCCGGCAATTCACCCAAGATCATGTTCCCGGCGTTCGCCGAGGCCAATCACATCGACCAGTCGAAGCTCAACTGGCTTGCTGCTGATCCGAACTCGTTGAACTCGCTTCTGCTCAATCATCAGGCCGACGTCATCCTGACTTATCTTTTCACCCTGCCGGTGCTTCAAAAATCCGCGCAGAACGGCGAGCAGATCGGCACCTTCGTCTATTCAGACTTCGGCGCGAATTTCTACGCCAATGGTATCGTCGCGATGGAAGATTATATCGCGGCCAATCCGGATGTCGTTCGTGGATTCGTCAAAGCCGTGAAACAAGGGTTTGAATACACCGCCGCCCATCCGCAGGACGCCGTTACCCTGATGAAGAAACATCAGCCGCAACTCAATGCGGACACGGCGCTCAAAGAACTGCCGATTCTTGCGCGGCTCAGCACAAGCGAGGACACCAAAAAGCATGGCTTCGGCGTCATGACCGAGAGCAAGATGCAGGAGACTGCCAACCTCATCGCGAAGTACATGGATTTGAAATCCGAAGTTCCAATCCACGATCTCTACACCAACGATTTCCTGAGCTGA
- a CDS encoding PLP-dependent aminotransferase family protein, translated as MANVRRNPRAQAPTEINVEVTRHVGGPLFVQLREQIQALVARGALAPGDRLPPVRALAAQLNVNQITVARAYSELSDLGVVEGRRGGGTFVCERAIVVAKKPPDRNLEGAFRPLLADRLFELSRAPGVIAFTSNYPFVGTDMIEEFRACVRLAAGRDFENCFHYEPPLGRLATRQEISRYLDRRDMDVDPEKIVVTSGAQQAIDLAVRSVVEPGTPVIVERPAYYGALNALRGAGAQILEAPLDGDGIDLQSVEALLIKHQARLIYVNPTFQNPTGQTMSETKRRDLLALARRFDAVILEDDHSSDWRFAGRPVPAIAALAGPEHRVFYAYSFGKTLLPGQRFGFLVVPPGLRRVVLNQKAALDLHGPSFLQEALAHFLLRGNHEVFFEGARTSYGERQKSLRQRLLAQMPAGTKVSAPDGGLSFWITLPEGAEVSELYFRAVRRGVAFVPGEAFFATKPDIEALRVSFGLVPETEISEGIDRLCAVVGDLLTPRRERSVILT; from the coding sequence ATGGCAAACGTGCGCCGAAATCCACGTGCGCAAGCGCCGACCGAGATAAATGTCGAAGTGACGCGACATGTCGGTGGCCCGCTGTTTGTGCAATTGCGTGAACAGATTCAGGCGCTGGTCGCGCGTGGCGCACTGGCGCCGGGCGATCGGCTGCCGCCCGTGCGGGCACTTGCGGCGCAGCTCAATGTCAATCAGATCACGGTCGCGCGCGCCTATAGCGAGCTGTCCGATCTCGGGGTGGTCGAAGGGCGCCGTGGCGGCGGCACATTCGTTTGCGAGCGCGCCATTGTCGTGGCGAAAAAGCCTCCAGATCGGAATCTCGAAGGGGCTTTCCGCCCGCTTCTCGCCGATCGCCTATTCGAATTGAGCCGCGCTCCGGGCGTTATCGCTTTCACCTCGAACTATCCTTTTGTCGGCACCGATATGATCGAGGAATTTCGCGCCTGCGTGCGGCTTGCCGCGGGGCGCGATTTCGAAAATTGCTTTCATTACGAGCCGCCGCTCGGTCGCCTCGCCACCCGGCAGGAAATATCCCGCTATCTGGATCGCCGGGACATGGACGTCGATCCGGAAAAGATCGTCGTGACGTCGGGCGCTCAACAGGCCATCGATCTCGCCGTGCGGAGCGTGGTCGAGCCGGGAACGCCCGTCATCGTCGAGCGGCCGGCCTATTACGGCGCGTTGAACGCGTTACGCGGCGCTGGCGCACAGATTCTGGAAGCGCCACTTGATGGCGACGGGATCGATTTGCAGAGCGTCGAAGCGCTTCTGATCAAACATCAGGCCCGTTTGATTTACGTCAATCCGACGTTTCAGAATCCAACCGGCCAGACGATGAGCGAAACGAAGCGCCGCGATTTGCTGGCGCTCGCCCGCCGTTTCGATGCTGTCATTCTTGAAGACGATCATTCGTCCGATTGGCGGTTTGCCGGCCGCCCGGTGCCTGCGATCGCCGCGCTGGCAGGGCCGGAACATCGGGTTTTCTATGCTTACAGCTTCGGCAAGACCTTGCTTCCGGGGCAGCGATTCGGCTTTCTCGTCGTTCCGCCGGGCTTGCGCCGCGTCGTGCTCAACCAGAAAGCGGCGCTCGATCTGCACGGACCATCGTTCTTGCAGGAAGCCCTTGCGCACTTTCTCCTGCGCGGCAATCACGAGGTCTTCTTCGAGGGCGCGCGGACGAGTTACGGCGAGCGTCAGAAAAGCTTGCGCCAGCGCTTGTTGGCGCAAATGCCGGCCGGAACAAAAGTCAGCGCGCCAGATGGCGGTTTGAGCTTTTGGATTACCTTGCCAGAAGGCGCGGAGGTTTCGGAGCTTTATTTCCGCGCCGTACGCCGCGGCGTCGCCTTCGTACCCGGCGAAGCCTTTTTCGCGACGAAGCCGGACATCGAGGCTCTGCGCGTGAGTTTCGGGCTCGTACCGGAAACCGAGATTTCAGAAGGTATCGACAGGCTCTGTGCTGTCGTCGGTGATCTTCTTACGCCGCGCCGCGAGCGCAGCGTCATCCTGACTTGA
- a CDS encoding RidA family protein produces MTTKTIIQPRGMAEAVGPFSRAILIGDQLHIAGTTALSHVSGDYYDRKVPETIEEQTRLTLDNIRLCVEAAGGTMADIFKVVVMLKNPSEYKRMNKVRAEYFPKDPPISTCFRAEVMRDDILVEIEAVALINKK; encoded by the coding sequence ATGACGACCAAGACGATTATCCAGCCGCGCGGAATGGCTGAGGCGGTTGGGCCTTTCTCACGTGCGATCCTGATCGGCGATCAGCTCCATATCGCCGGCACGACGGCGCTCAGCCATGTCAGCGGCGATTATTATGATCGCAAAGTCCCGGAGACAATCGAGGAGCAGACGCGCTTGACGCTCGACAATATCCGGCTTTGCGTCGAGGCGGCGGGCGGCACGATGGCCGACATCTTCAAGGTCGTGGTGATGTTGAAGAACCCGTCCGAATATAAGCGCATGAACAAGGTGCGCGCCGAATATTTCCCCAAGGATCCGCCGATCAGCACATGCTTCCGCGCCGAAGTCATGCGTGACGATATTCTGGTCGAGATCGAAGCGGTCGCACTGATCAACAAGAAATAA
- a CDS encoding ABC transporter ATP-binding protein → MTFVAEHSTSPGATDPLIRVQDVVKAYPGQSRSTLAVDRVSLDIMPGEFVSIVGPSGCGKSTLMMMVSGLVPYTGGEIRIGGTRVATPYTNVGIVFQRDALLEWRTILDNVLLQIDVRRLKRRDYVDKARALLARAGLGSFENAYPRELSGGMRQRASMCRALVHDPSLILMDEPFGALDALTREQMNVDLQKIWLEQKKTVLFITHSIWEAVFLADRVIVMSPRPGRIAKEIKIDIPRPRRLAIRETAQFGEYSAQIREQFQSYGMLVED, encoded by the coding sequence GTGACTTTTGTAGCGGAACACTCTACGTCCCCTGGCGCCACCGACCCGCTCATCCGCGTGCAGGATGTGGTGAAGGCCTATCCCGGCCAAAGCCGCTCAACGCTCGCGGTTGATCGCGTGTCGCTCGACATCATGCCGGGCGAATTCGTCTCCATCGTCGGCCCTTCCGGCTGCGGCAAGAGCACATTGATGATGATGGTCTCCGGCCTCGTCCCCTACACCGGCGGCGAAATCAGGATCGGTGGCACGCGTGTCGCAACGCCTTATACGAATGTCGGCATCGTCTTTCAGCGCGATGCACTTCTGGAATGGCGCACGATTCTCGACAACGTGCTCTTGCAAATCGACGTGCGCCGTCTGAAGCGACGCGACTATGTCGATAAGGCGCGCGCCCTCCTCGCACGCGCAGGCCTAGGCAGTTTCGAAAACGCCTATCCGCGCGAACTCTCAGGCGGAATGCGGCAGCGCGCCTCCATGTGCCGCGCGCTCGTTCATGATCCATCGCTGATTTTGATGGATGAGCCGTTCGGTGCGCTCGATGCGCTGACGCGCGAGCAGATGAATGTCGATCTGCAGAAAATCTGGCTCGAACAGAAGAAGACAGTCCTCTTCATCACGCACAGCATTTGGGAGGCCGTCTTCCTCGCGGACCGCGTGATCGTCATGAGCCCGCGTCCTGGCCGCATCGCCAAGGAAATCAAGATCGACATTCCCCGTCCGCGCCGCCTCGCCATACGCGAGACCGCGCAATTCGGCGAATATTCGGCGCAGATCCGCGAACAGTTTCAATCATACGGCATGCTGGTGGAGGATTAA
- a CDS encoding asparaginase domain-containing protein yields the protein MSKVRIAHIAGPTATIQNTPPLVTSNKAREKQGLPPRLNPDGSQPAFDPLRPQRLAAPAHIYVEQFSAHPLESDAANLYAAPDGYLGEDGVFHRERQNASDKPVYEIELRPEDGLYPLPYMAFQADGAPWEQECAVPGAPKEQARQTFFPDGSRLFEEIDRLSVGGDGMANSISSMATVSFYRAAPSGGAAPEQRGKDFFAYQPRHLGAQTPRPALATITNEIQRIADSGAQDGLIWTQGSPQVEETSYWFNLLIDTTLPICCNAAQRTHGQMSNDGPKNIADSTRFIASRAWADAGGRNKCGTVVIQEQQIFAARDVAKGDARPGGYIVTGGSGGILGHVGHFGVVSLTYLPAYKHTYLSEVNINRLPAVTHAVRKADNGAIESFEVAVKDAKNGLLADAIPVVSIVKDGAYSTLDYGDDPALETDLHASIAHKLGLNRLTGFVIEGLTPYGHSASTAREKVMLQAVYSGLPVCRVGRGGQGFADPHPYQIAASNLTATKARLLLMACLMKFGSLPPAKDPKNPTADELTEIRAAIATYQAVFLSH from the coding sequence ATGAGCAAAGTGCGCATCGCGCATATCGCCGGCCCGACGGCCACGATTCAGAATACGCCGCCGCTCGTCACATCGAACAAGGCGCGGGAAAAGCAGGGATTGCCCCCGCGCCTCAATCCCGACGGTTCGCAGCCCGCGTTTGATCCGCTACGCCCGCAGCGCCTCGCCGCGCCAGCGCACATCTATGTCGAGCAATTTTCCGCGCATCCGCTCGAAAGCGATGCCGCCAATCTATACGCGGCGCCGGACGGCTATCTCGGCGAAGACGGCGTCTTCCATCGCGAGCGGCAGAACGCGAGCGACAAGCCGGTCTACGAGATCGAACTTCGCCCCGAAGACGGCCTCTACCCGTTGCCTTACATGGCGTTTCAGGCGGATGGCGCGCCCTGGGAGCAGGAATGCGCTGTCCCCGGCGCGCCAAAAGAACAGGCGCGCCAGACGTTTTTCCCCGACGGGTCGCGTCTTTTCGAAGAGATCGACAGGCTCTCCGTCGGTGGCGACGGCATGGCCAATTCGATCTCGTCGATGGCGACCGTCTCGTTCTATCGCGCCGCGCCGTCCGGCGGTGCCGCGCCAGAACAGCGCGGCAAGGATTTCTTCGCCTACCAGCCAAGACATCTCGGCGCGCAAACGCCGCGGCCGGCACTAGCGACGATCACTAATGAAATACAGCGCATCGCTGACAGCGGCGCGCAGGATGGCCTCATCTGGACGCAGGGCAGCCCGCAGGTCGAAGAAACGTCCTATTGGTTCAATCTGCTCATCGACACGACTTTGCCGATCTGCTGCAACGCCGCGCAGCGCACGCATGGGCAGATGAGCAATGATGGGCCGAAGAACATCGCCGATTCGACGCGTTTCATTGCGTCGCGCGCCTGGGCGGACGCCGGAGGCCGCAACAAATGCGGCACTGTCGTCATTCAGGAACAGCAGATTTTTGCCGCGCGCGATGTCGCCAAGGGCGACGCGCGTCCTGGCGGCTATATCGTCACAGGCGGCTCGGGCGGCATTCTCGGCCACGTCGGCCATTTCGGCGTGGTCTCGCTGACTTATCTGCCGGCCTATAAGCACACCTATCTTTCCGAGGTGAATATCAATCGATTGCCGGCGGTCACGCACGCCGTTCGCAAAGCTGATAACGGCGCGATCGAAAGCTTTGAGGTCGCCGTCAAGGATGCAAAGAACGGCTTGTTGGCCGACGCTATCCCCGTCGTTTCGATCGTCAAGGACGGCGCGTATTCGACGCTCGATTATGGTGACGACCCGGCGCTGGAGACCGACCTGCACGCCTCGATCGCGCACAAGCTTGGTCTGAATCGGCTCACAGGCTTCGTCATCGAAGGGCTCACGCCCTATGGCCACAGCGCCTCGACGGCGCGCGAGAAAGTCATGCTTCAGGCAGTATACAGCGGCCTGCCTGTCTGCCGCGTCGGACGTGGAGGGCAGGGCTTCGCGGACCCGCATCCTTACCAAATCGCCGCATCGAACCTGACAGCGACGAAAGCCCGGCTGCTGCTAATGGCCTGCCTGATGAAATTTGGCAGCCTGCCGCCGGCGAAGGACCCGAAAAATCCGACCGCCGACGAACTGACGGAAATCCGCGCCGCGATTGCCACCTATCAGGCGGTCTTTCTGTCGCATTGA
- a CDS encoding ABC transporter permease: MVAIDAAPEPAKFMRKFEIPGFVYSVGAVAALLLIWEALVATGIISSFLLPAPSQIFRSLADNFSLILSMSVATTAEFLLGFVMAVLVGLPLGALIVYSRPIRLTIYPLLVAFQSIPKPAIAPIMIVWLGTGLTSKAVIAFAIAFFPIVVDTAIGLRSAQEETVHLVRSMGGNAFDIFRYVRFPNALPAIFGGLKIASTLAVVGAIVGEFVSADKGLGYLVLVANGNLDTRLVFACVFMLTALGLAFYFAIEGLERAILRGRVKTQAFESDH; the protein is encoded by the coding sequence GTGGTGGCCATCGACGCAGCGCCGGAACCCGCAAAGTTCATGCGCAAGTTTGAAATTCCGGGATTTGTCTATTCGGTCGGCGCCGTTGCCGCCTTGCTGCTCATATGGGAGGCGCTTGTCGCCACCGGAATCATCTCCTCGTTTCTCTTGCCCGCCCCCTCCCAAATTTTCCGGTCGCTTGCCGACAATTTCTCGCTCATCTTGTCCATGAGCGTGGCGACGACCGCCGAATTTCTGCTTGGCTTCGTTATGGCTGTTCTCGTTGGGCTGCCGCTTGGCGCGCTCATTGTCTATTCGCGGCCGATACGGCTCACCATCTACCCGCTGCTCGTTGCCTTCCAAAGCATTCCGAAGCCCGCGATCGCGCCTATCATGATCGTCTGGCTCGGCACCGGTCTTACCTCCAAAGCGGTGATCGCCTTTGCCATCGCTTTTTTCCCTATCGTGGTCGATACGGCGATTGGACTACGTTCTGCACAAGAAGAAACCGTGCATCTCGTCCGGTCCATGGGCGGCAACGCGTTCGACATTTTCCGCTATGTCCGCTTCCCGAATGCCCTGCCCGCAATTTTCGGCGGCCTGAAAATCGCCAGCACGCTCGCGGTCGTCGGTGCGATCGTCGGCGAATTCGTCAGCGCCGATAAAGGCCTCGGTTATCTGGTCCTCGTCGCCAACGGCAACCTCGATACGCGGCTCGTATTCGCCTGCGTCTTCATGCTGACGGCTCTCGGGCTCGCCTTTTATTTCGCCATCGAAGGCCTGGAGCGCGCGATCCTGCGCGGCCGCGTCAAAACCCAGGCATTCGAAAGCGACCATTGA